In Sphingomonas sp. SORGH_AS_0950, the following are encoded in one genomic region:
- a CDS encoding TonB-dependent receptor has product MTASFKRAHVVRLLCGTAATLMLAAPALAADPTDPIATANAPTVTDTDPQVGEDVVVKGHRQAVVDAQDEQLRSQSLATVVSGEELRLQPQQNLADLLTRLPGISSSVDQSRNAAATGEAQYVSIRGLDTSYNAYSLDGVRLAQTDARTRAISMNLLSPFSLQTVRVDKAPTAKYDGDAIAGIIDMVPITAFDLPNHRSQIRLQGQVAGRAVARGEDPWGGTAQVETAQRFGNFGIYASAYYGLKHVLGESTAVQHDWEKYNTNIPGMIRDNLDNLFARGVQWQSFRNRIERMGGTLNLDWKGESTDLYLHSTYGRYQLKSWMDQTALRQTSLAPDQINPNPNKGSYDAAGYRADYGLTATHYFRTEHSNQELVTTKLGGQTRSGDFTFDYHGAYSRGSQDYPLRIQSGFAGRPYIGTADNTGVANYRMVTSIGQRTFPQVVLTDAARAYLSDLTKLKQWYVTQQFENTWERRLEGQFDTTWHHADQGLVSISAGAKVEDAKRYANALGDDGALQYTFPNADGSNSPRYAATGPALTSLPGRMLGGFMNNAAQVPIFLIDTGYIENQVRQLSTPKLANLDPVKLKENRLDGRENRLSGYAMATMQFGDLQVVPGLRYEYNRFKGTYWQDQGNDTGKFATSSRNYDMWLPSVIANYRPNDDMVIRASIRKSYSRPAFDLLLGPTQVTRNDLGEVTGVFIPNPNLNAQTSWNYDASVEYKGQGTDFFSISPFYKQLNHVLFATGTTNATGDYNIWGNPQSEQQGGVEVSSLTTNATGKIYGVELFGRYALKGLPGLLDGLGLQANVTVQRANARVFVNGQMRDQRMTQAPKIMYNAALFYSHGGLSAEWNYNYTGDRLYDLRSSRPDTYIQPTTISNLIVNYVLPSGLTVGMSVQNLFNEHSYWATTSERKAYLSNDRKGGYVETGRIYMLNLTYAF; this is encoded by the coding sequence ATGACCGCTTCGTTCAAGCGGGCGCATGTCGTGCGCCTATTGTGCGGCACCGCCGCCACGCTGATGCTGGCCGCTCCGGCGCTGGCCGCCGATCCGACCGATCCGATCGCCACGGCCAATGCGCCGACCGTCACCGACACCGATCCGCAGGTCGGCGAGGATGTGGTCGTCAAGGGCCATCGCCAGGCGGTGGTCGACGCGCAGGACGAACAGCTGCGCAGCCAGTCGCTGGCCACCGTCGTCTCGGGCGAGGAACTGCGCCTCCAGCCGCAGCAGAATCTGGCCGACCTGCTGACCCGCCTGCCGGGCATCAGCTCGTCGGTGGACCAGTCGCGCAACGCGGCGGCGACGGGCGAGGCGCAATATGTCTCGATCCGCGGTCTCGACACCTCGTACAACGCCTATTCGCTCGACGGCGTGCGGCTGGCGCAGACCGATGCGCGCACCCGCGCCATCTCGATGAACCTGTTGTCGCCCTTCTCGCTCCAGACGGTGCGCGTCGACAAGGCGCCGACCGCCAAGTACGATGGCGACGCGATCGCGGGTATCATCGACATGGTGCCGATCACCGCCTTCGACCTGCCCAACCATCGCAGCCAGATCCGCCTGCAGGGCCAGGTGGCGGGCCGTGCCGTCGCGCGCGGCGAGGACCCCTGGGGCGGCACCGCGCAGGTCGAGACCGCGCAGCGCTTCGGCAATTTCGGCATCTATGCCTCGGCCTATTACGGGCTGAAGCATGTGCTGGGCGAGTCGACCGCGGTCCAGCATGACTGGGAAAAGTACAACACCAACATCCCGGGCATGATCCGCGACAATCTGGACAATCTGTTCGCGCGCGGTGTCCAGTGGCAGTCGTTCCGCAACCGCATCGAGCGGATGGGCGGGACGCTGAACCTCGACTGGAAGGGCGAGAGCACCGACCTGTACCTGCATTCCACCTATGGCCGCTACCAGCTGAAGAGCTGGATGGACCAGACCGCGCTGCGCCAGACCAGCCTGGCCCCCGACCAGATCAACCCGAACCCCAACAAGGGCTCGTACGACGCCGCCGGCTATCGCGCCGATTACGGCCTGACCGCGACGCATTATTTCCGCACCGAGCACAGCAACCAGGAACTGGTGACGACCAAGCTGGGCGGCCAGACCCGTTCGGGCGACTTCACTTTCGACTATCACGGCGCCTATTCGCGCGGATCGCAGGATTATCCCTTGCGCATCCAGTCGGGCTTTGCGGGCCGTCCCTATATCGGCACCGCCGACAATACGGGCGTCGCCAATTACCGCATGGTCACCTCGATCGGCCAGCGCACCTTTCCGCAGGTCGTGCTGACCGACGCGGCGCGCGCCTATCTGAGCGACCTGACCAAGCTGAAGCAATGGTATGTCACCCAGCAGTTCGAGAACACCTGGGAACGCCGCCTGGAGGGACAGTTCGACACGACCTGGCATCATGCCGACCAGGGTCTGGTGTCCATCTCGGCGGGCGCCAAGGTCGAGGATGCCAAGCGTTACGCCAATGCGCTGGGCGATGACGGCGCGCTGCAATATACCTTCCCCAATGCGGACGGCAGCAATTCGCCGCGTTACGCCGCGACCGGCCCTGCGCTGACCTCGCTGCCCGGCCGGATGCTCGGCGGGTTCATGAACAATGCCGCGCAGGTGCCGATCTTCCTGATCGACACCGGCTATATCGAGAACCAGGTCCGCCAGCTCTCGACGCCCAAGCTCGCCAATCTCGATCCGGTCAAGCTGAAGGAGAACCGCCTCGACGGTCGCGAGAACCGGCTGAGCGGCTATGCCATGGCGACGATGCAGTTCGGCGACCTTCAGGTCGTGCCGGGCCTGCGCTACGAATATAACCGGTTCAAGGGCACCTATTGGCAGGACCAGGGCAACGACACCGGCAAGTTCGCGACCTCCAGCCGCAACTACGACATGTGGCTGCCCAGCGTCATCGCCAATTACCGGCCGAACGACGACATGGTCATCCGCGCCTCGATCCGGAAGAGCTATTCGCGGCCTGCCTTCGACCTGCTGCTCGGGCCGACGCAGGTGACCCGCAACGATCTGGGCGAGGTGACGGGGGTGTTCATCCCCAACCCCAATCTGAATGCCCAGACCTCGTGGAACTACGACGCCTCGGTCGAATATAAGGGGCAGGGCACCGACTTCTTCTCGATCAGCCCCTTCTACAAGCAACTGAACCACGTCCTGTTCGCGACCGGCACCACCAACGCGACCGGCGATTATAACATCTGGGGCAACCCGCAGTCGGAACAGCAGGGCGGGGTCGAGGTGTCGAGCCTGACCACCAACGCCACCGGCAAGATCTATGGTGTCGAACTGTTCGGCCGCTATGCGCTGAAGGGGCTGCCGGGACTGCTCGACGGGCTGGGCCTCCAGGCCAATGTCACGGTGCAGCGCGCCAATGCGCGCGTCTTCGTCAACGGCCAGATGCGCGACCAGCGCATGACCCAGGCGCCCAAGATCATGTACAACGCCGCGCTGTTCTACAGCCATGGCGGCCTGTCGGCGGAGTGGAACTACAATTACACCGGCGACCGCCTGTACGATCTGCGCTCCAGCCGCCCGGACACCTATATCCAGCCGACGACGATCTCCAACCTGATCGTCAACTATGTCCTGCCCTCGGGCCTGACGGTCGGCATGTCGGTGCAGAACCTGTTCAACGAGCATAGCTACTGGGCGACGACCAGCGAGCGGAAGGCCTATCTCTCGAACGACCGCAAGGGCGGCTATGTCGAGACGGGGCGCATCTACATGTTGAACCTGACCTACGCCTTCTGA
- a CDS encoding histidine-type phosphatase: MTPISATLRRHLRSALFLITASALAAPVAAQAPSTTGLTLDRVVLLMRHGVRAPLDGEVPHGTRTASPWPHWTTPESQLTPRGAEALATEARADRADWAARGLLSAKGCPASDSIRIWTNSSPRTIASGQAYAQGLAPGCTLTIGHRPVGEADPLFEPLRARATRFDATAAVADIDRFTGGMDALAARHRDALRLLDSVLGCGDPKGCDPAGAPRLTPSADGKGIDLSGPIRTASGTAQVLLLQYAEGLSPSVGGVPVDGAVLARLGAVHAALFDVYSRSPYMAAHQSAAFGRHMIDALTARDGRKVDMLVGHDTNVTALAGLLGFDLVAPGYATNDAAPGGAVMIERWHDRRGRRFVTLSYRTQSPDRLRRQSADVTVTPIRVPGCPAAAPCPLDRFVALFGRRLAPLGR, encoded by the coding sequence ATGACTCCTATCTCCGCCACCCTTCGCCGCCACCTGCGATCCGCGCTTTTCCTGATCACCGCCTCCGCACTGGCCGCGCCGGTCGCGGCGCAGGCACCGAGCACCACGGGCCTGACCCTGGACCGGGTGGTCCTGCTGATGCGCCACGGCGTCCGCGCGCCGCTGGATGGGGAAGTGCCGCACGGCACCCGCACCGCCAGCCCCTGGCCGCACTGGACGACGCCCGAAAGCCAGCTGACCCCGCGCGGGGCCGAGGCGCTGGCGACCGAGGCGCGCGCCGACCGCGCCGACTGGGCGGCACGCGGCCTGCTCTCCGCCAAAGGATGCCCGGCATCCGACAGCATCCGCATCTGGACCAACAGTTCGCCGCGCACCATCGCCAGCGGACAGGCCTATGCCCAAGGCCTCGCCCCGGGCTGTACGCTGACCATCGGCCATCGCCCCGTGGGCGAGGCCGATCCGCTGTTCGAGCCGCTGCGCGCCCGTGCCACCCGCTTCGACGCGACGGCGGCGGTGGCGGACATCGACCGCTTCACCGGCGGCATGGACGCGCTGGCCGCGCGGCATCGCGACGCGTTACGCCTGCTCGATTCGGTGCTGGGCTGCGGCGATCCCAAGGGATGCGATCCGGCGGGCGCGCCGCGCCTGACGCCCTCGGCGGACGGCAAGGGCATCGACCTGTCGGGGCCGATCCGCACCGCCTCGGGCACCGCGCAGGTGCTGCTGCTGCAATATGCCGAGGGGCTGTCGCCCTCGGTCGGCGGCGTGCCGGTCGACGGCGCGGTGCTGGCCCGGCTGGGTGCGGTCCATGCCGCGCTGTTCGACGTCTATTCGCGCTCGCCCTATATGGCGGCGCACCAGTCGGCCGCGTTCGGCCGCCACATGATCGACGCGCTGACCGCCCGCGACGGGCGCAAGGTCGACATGCTGGTCGGGCACGACACCAACGTCACCGCGCTGGCCGGGCTGCTCGGCTTCGACCTCGTCGCGCCGGGCTATGCGACCAACGATGCCGCGCCGGGCGGGGCGGTGATGATCGAGCGCTGGCATGATCGCCGGGGTCGACGCTTCGTCACCCTGTCCTATCGCACCCAATCGCCCGATCGCCTGCGCCGCCAGTCGGCGGACGTGACCGTCACGCCGATCCGCGTGCCCGGCTGTCCCGCCGCCGCGCCCTGCCCGCTCGACCGCTTCGTCGCGCTGTTCGGCCGCCGTCTGGCGCCGCTGGGCCGGTAA
- a CDS encoding type I secretion system permease/ATPase, which yields MSPPDSVPSHGSPSPGLMPVVRGCRPHLIAAAGFSGLINLLNLAPSIFMLQVYDRVVPTRGVPTLLLLTLILTIALGVYAILDAVRMRLLLRASIRLERRLAPAILLRILGSPSGTAMERAQAMRDFDTVRSTLTGAPVIALFDAPWAPIYILIAFLLHPWIGVLTLVSALLLGAIAIASERMTESSVVALRGRTALAQREQDASILASDVAQALGMRDALVTRHLLERADLARRQASLSRRSGQFLAVTKFLRQLLQSLALALGAWLAVKQEISGGAIFAASLLLGRALQPVEQILGAIKPLTAAREAWRSLDGFCRRPGPERTTTTLPAPIGRIEVRGLEVRAPGGDRAILSDISFAVNPGEVVALVGPSGAGKSTLLRVLAGAQVPDGGEVRIDGASLADWNREQLGRHLGFMPQAPTLFPASVHTNIARFRGVVDGESEALDAEVVAAAQEAGAHDVILGLPHGYATMLERGEAGLSAGQGQAVALARALFGRPTLLFLDEPNAHLDSEGEARLARCILSLRERKATVIVSTHRTGLLQIVDKVLLLRDGKVQLFDDRAKVIRSQTPGRPDEGFVHAGSVR from the coding sequence ATGTCGCCCCCCGATTCCGTTCCGTCCCACGGATCGCCGAGCCCCGGCCTGATGCCGGTGGTGCGCGGCTGTCGTCCGCACCTGATCGCGGCGGCGGGGTTTTCGGGGTTGATCAACCTCCTCAACCTCGCGCCGTCGATCTTCATGCTCCAGGTCTATGACCGGGTGGTGCCGACGCGCGGCGTGCCGACGCTGCTGCTCCTGACGCTGATCCTGACGATCGCGCTGGGCGTCTATGCGATTCTGGACGCGGTGCGGATGCGGCTGCTGCTGCGCGCCAGCATCCGGCTGGAGCGGCGGCTGGCGCCCGCCATCCTACTGCGCATCCTGGGGTCGCCAAGCGGCACCGCGATGGAGCGCGCGCAGGCGATGCGCGATTTCGACACGGTCCGCTCCACCCTGACCGGCGCGCCCGTGATCGCGCTGTTCGACGCGCCCTGGGCCCCGATCTACATCCTGATCGCCTTCCTGCTGCACCCCTGGATCGGCGTGCTGACCCTGGTCAGCGCGCTGCTGCTGGGCGCGATCGCCATCGCCAGCGAGCGGATGACCGAATCCAGCGTCGTCGCGCTTCGCGGCCGCACCGCGCTGGCGCAGCGCGAGCAGGACGCCTCGATCCTCGCCTCCGACGTGGCGCAGGCGCTGGGGATGCGCGACGCGCTCGTCACCCGCCATTTGCTGGAGCGCGCCGATCTGGCGCGGCGGCAGGCGTCGCTGTCGCGCCGGTCGGGGCAGTTCCTGGCGGTCACCAAATTCCTGCGCCAGCTGCTGCAATCGCTGGCGCTGGCGCTGGGCGCCTGGCTGGCGGTGAAGCAGGAGATTTCGGGCGGCGCGATCTTCGCCGCCTCGCTCCTCTTGGGCCGCGCGCTCCAGCCGGTCGAGCAAATCCTCGGCGCAATCAAGCCACTGACCGCCGCGCGCGAGGCGTGGCGCTCGCTCGACGGTTTCTGCCGCCGCCCCGGCCCCGAGCGCACGACCACCACCCTGCCCGCCCCCATCGGCCGGATCGAGGTGCGCGGGCTGGAGGTGCGGGCACCCGGCGGCGACCGCGCCATCCTGTCGGACATCAGCTTTGCGGTGAATCCCGGCGAGGTCGTCGCACTGGTCGGCCCCAGCGGCGCGGGCAAGTCCACGCTGCTGCGCGTGCTGGCGGGCGCGCAAGTGCCCGATGGCGGCGAGGTGCGGATCGACGGCGCGTCGCTGGCCGACTGGAATCGCGAGCAGCTGGGCCGCCATCTCGGCTTCATGCCACAGGCGCCGACGCTGTTCCCCGCCTCCGTCCATACCAATATCGCGCGCTTCCGCGGTGTCGTCGACGGCGAGAGCGAGGCGCTGGACGCCGAGGTCGTCGCCGCCGCGCAGGAGGCGGGTGCGCATGACGTGATTCTGGGCCTGCCGCACGGCTATGCCACGATGCTGGAACGCGGCGAGGCGGGGCTGTCCGCCGGACAGGGCCAGGCGGTGGCGCTGGCCCGCGCGCTGTTCGGGCGGCCGACCCTGTTGTTCCTCGACGAACCCAATGCGCATCTCGACAGCGAGGGCGAGGCGCGGCTGGCGCGCTGCATCCTGTCGCTTCGGGAACGCAAGGCGACGGTGATCGTCTCGACCCACCGCACCGGCCTGCTCCAGATCGTCGACAAGGTGCTGCTGCTGCGCGACGGCAAGGTGCAGCTGTTCGACGACCGCGCCAAGGTGATCCGGTCGCAGACGCCCGGCCGCCCCGACGAAGGCTTCGTCCATGCCGGGAGCGTCCGATGA
- a CDS encoding HlyD family type I secretion periplasmic adaptor subunit, translated as MTPARAQLAERLHLDDSPRAAIRLGGIIAFLFFVVGLGWAAVARLDAAAAGEGQVTVSGNRRTVQHRDGGIVRAMAVRDGQHVTAGQILFRLEGAEVAASERALAASVIDLQAQKARLEAEIAGRAVVWPANFATAPEQDRPLIARAEALQLAQLRSRNAALAAGDQVLRQQAAEVSRQTSGYDAQAQATARQRESLAQQLESTRRLADEGYVSRNTVRSIERSMQQLEGADADYSSRSAAAREQIGQTRAQMVQTRRRQVEDAAAALRDTQFQLNEMQPKWASAREQLARTEIRAPVSGRIVGLRVFTVGGVIQAGQPILDIVPDAAPLIVRANFAPGDIDGVVAGRPAEVKFLSLHDRGLPILTGTVHSVSADALRDEASGRSYFSAEVAVPRDQIARIAAVRGGDTGIRAGVPVAVTVPLRKRTALQYILDPLTEAFAKSFHER; from the coding sequence ATGACCCCCGCCCGTGCCCAGCTGGCCGAACGGCTGCACCTCGACGATTCGCCGCGCGCCGCGATCCGGCTGGGCGGGATCATCGCCTTCCTGTTCTTCGTCGTCGGCCTGGGCTGGGCGGCGGTCGCGCGACTCGACGCGGCGGCGGCGGGCGAAGGCCAGGTCACGGTGTCCGGCAATCGCCGCACCGTGCAGCATCGCGACGGCGGTATCGTCCGCGCGATGGCGGTCCGCGACGGCCAGCATGTGACGGCGGGCCAGATCCTGTTCCGGCTTGAGGGGGCCGAGGTCGCCGCCAGCGAACGTGCGCTCGCCGCCAGCGTCATCGATCTCCAGGCACAAAAAGCGCGGCTGGAGGCGGAGATTGCGGGCCGCGCCGTCGTCTGGCCCGCCAACTTCGCCACCGCGCCCGAACAGGACCGCCCGCTGATTGCGCGCGCCGAGGCGCTGCAACTGGCCCAGCTGCGCAGCCGCAACGCCGCGCTTGCCGCCGGCGACCAGGTGCTGCGCCAGCAGGCCGCGGAGGTCAGCCGCCAGACATCGGGCTATGACGCCCAGGCCCAGGCCACCGCCCGCCAGCGCGAGAGCCTGGCCCAGCAGCTGGAGAGCACGAGGCGGCTGGCCGATGAGGGCTATGTCTCGCGCAACACGGTCCGCTCGATCGAACGCTCGATGCAGCAGCTGGAGGGGGCCGATGCCGATTACAGCTCGCGCTCCGCCGCCGCGCGCGAACAGATCGGCCAGACCCGCGCGCAGATGGTTCAGACCCGCCGCCGCCAGGTGGAGGACGCCGCCGCCGCCCTGCGCGACACCCAGTTCCAGCTGAACGAGATGCAGCCCAAATGGGCCTCCGCCCGCGAGCAGCTCGCGCGCACCGAGATTCGCGCGCCGGTTTCGGGCCGGATCGTCGGCCTGCGCGTCTTTACCGTCGGCGGGGTGATCCAGGCGGGGCAGCCGATCCTCGACATCGTGCCCGATGCCGCGCCGCTGATCGTGCGCGCCAATTTCGCGCCCGGCGACATCGACGGCGTCGTCGCGGGGCGGCCCGCCGAGGTGAAGTTCCTGTCGCTGCACGACCGGGGGCTGCCGATCCTGACCGGCACGGTCCATTCGGTGTCGGCCGACGCGCTGCGCGACGAAGCCTCGGGCCGCAGCTATTTCTCCGCCGAGGTCGCGGTGCCGCGCGACCAGATCGCCCGCATCGCGGCGGTGCGCGGCGGCGATACCGGCATCCGCGCGGGCGTGCCGGTCGCGGTCACCGTGCCGCTGCGCAAGCGAACCGCGCTGCAATATATCCTCGATCCGCTGACCGAGGCCTTTGCGAAGTCCTTCCATGAACGCTGA
- a CDS encoding TolC family outer membrane protein translates to MNADALRRLACLPLMLAAAPAAAQELYDPDTLDRAIADAYRTNPTLEAGRAQLRALDEQIIQAGSPYRLSVGVNVNFQYRQQDQRNLLDQFGTVRSRTMGATISASQILLNGGRTAAQVSAAEATVLAGRERLRETENDILLAVVDAYASVLRDQALVAIQTRSLDSYGRQVDQAVARERGGDLTRTDIAQARAQREIIRAQLAQVEANLQSSRARFAALVGRNPGRLAPPPRLPGSPASLDAAFQIAEKESPAIWQAIMAARAGDARIAAQRAERAPIVALTGGYGYASPYSYQTRDLGGQATGGVSVTMPLLTGGLIGSRIRAAVAERQQLGFEAESTRRQALANVQDSWNQSVAAQTQQDSGQLATQAAEAALTGVRRGFQEGFRSNFEVLDSEQRLLNAQIVETNARYSGYVAQARLLATLGRLQAGVIEAGVPTYDASAHIRQVKTQVFGPFDPILAPIDRAARPSAVAKPAPVLAAATDPVLRAPTTPAPPTGLGQSLPVSPMPVLPAPSFGDLSDTVVTGGAR, encoded by the coding sequence ATGAACGCTGACGCGCTGCGCCGCCTCGCCTGCCTGCCGCTGATGCTGGCCGCCGCCCCGGCCGCCGCGCAGGAGCTGTACGATCCCGACACGCTCGACCGCGCGATCGCCGATGCCTATCGCACCAACCCCACGCTGGAGGCGGGGCGGGCGCAGCTGCGCGCGCTCGACGAACAGATCATCCAGGCGGGCTCGCCTTACCGCCTGAGCGTCGGGGTGAACGTCAATTTCCAGTATCGCCAGCAGGACCAGCGCAACCTGCTCGACCAGTTCGGCACAGTGCGGTCGCGGACCATGGGGGCGACCATCTCCGCCTCGCAGATCCTGCTGAACGGTGGCCGGACCGCCGCGCAGGTGTCCGCCGCCGAGGCGACCGTGCTGGCCGGGCGCGAGCGGCTGCGCGAGACCGAGAACGACATCCTGCTCGCGGTGGTCGACGCCTATGCTTCGGTCCTGCGCGACCAGGCGCTGGTGGCGATCCAGACCCGCTCGCTCGACAGCTATGGCCGACAGGTGGACCAGGCGGTCGCGCGCGAACGCGGCGGCGACCTGACCCGCACCGACATCGCGCAGGCCCGCGCCCAGCGCGAGATCATCCGCGCGCAGCTGGCCCAGGTCGAGGCCAATCTGCAATCCAGCCGCGCGCGCTTTGCCGCGCTCGTCGGGCGCAATCCCGGCCGCCTCGCCCCGCCGCCGCGCCTGCCGGGCAGCCCCGCCTCGCTCGACGCCGCCTTCCAGATCGCCGAAAAGGAAAGCCCCGCCATCTGGCAGGCGATCATGGCCGCGCGCGCGGGCGACGCCCGGATCGCCGCGCAACGTGCCGAGCGCGCGCCGATCGTCGCGCTGACCGGCGGCTATGGCTATGCCAGCCCCTATTCCTATCAGACCCGCGACCTGGGCGGACAGGCGACCGGGGGCGTCAGCGTCACCATGCCGCTGCTGACGGGCGGGCTGATCGGGTCGCGCATCCGCGCCGCCGTTGCCGAGCGCCAGCAACTGGGCTTCGAGGCGGAGAGCACCCGGCGACAGGCGCTCGCCAATGTCCAGGACAGCTGGAACCAGTCGGTCGCGGCGCAGACCCAACAGGATTCGGGCCAGCTGGCCACCCAGGCGGCCGAGGCCGCGCTGACCGGCGTGCGGCGCGGGTTCCAGGAAGGCTTCCGGTCCAATTTCGAGGTGCTCGATTCGGAACAGCGGCTGCTGAACGCCCAGATCGTCGAGACCAATGCGCGCTATTCGGGCTATGTCGCGCAGGCGCGGCTGCTGGCGACGCTGGGCCGGTTGCAGGCGGGGGTGATCGAGGCGGGGGTACCGACCTATGACGCCTCGGCCCATATCCGACAGGTGAAGACGCAGGTCTTCGGCCCCTTCGACCCCATCCTCGCCCCCATCGACCGCGCCGCGCGCCCCTCAGCGGTGGCAAAGCCCGCGCCCGTGCTGGCGGCGGCGACCGATCCGGTGCTGCGCGCGCCCACGACGCCCGCGCCGCCGACGGGGCTGGGTCAATCGCTGCCGGTCTCGCCGATGCCGGTGCTTCCGGCCCCCTCCTTCGGCGACCTCAGCGATACGGTGGTAACCGGCGGGGCACGCTAA
- the pelF gene encoding GT4 family glycosyltransferase PelF: MTRMGEADDLDADVCLIVEGAYPYVIGGVSGWLQDLITHLPEIRFAVVAIKAGPAALPFRIAPPPNVVMVREIGLAPAAAAPRAIPNRVATRIAEALMAFVATGERAAIATLLDLFAGLDPMPEPGDILAHPATFQRLQRHYRAILPRASFHHYFWAMRTLLGGLLAVLIAPLPRARVYHTISTGFAGLLAARAAQATGRPAFITEHGIYLLERQIEVMMAEWIGDQIDTGLELERSVRDLRDLWVRAFTSYAEACYAACDPIVALYGENNAVQRRLGAGAERVRAIPNGVDVRRFSHLPDRRDPARPVVALLGRVVPIKDVKTYIRAAAIVHAARPDIRFVVLGPEDEDPEYAAECTALVAELGLGEALSFEGRVRIEDWMMRIDLLVLTSLSEAQPLVILEGGASGIPVVAPDVGSCREMIEGRGGADSGHGGIVTPLVNPAATAQAIRRIMDDPDLRTRMGETMRERVVRDYDHPAIIGAYRQLYGELAARL; encoded by the coding sequence ATGACCCGCATGGGCGAGGCCGACGACCTCGACGCCGATGTCTGCCTGATTGTCGAGGGCGCCTATCCTTACGTCATCGGCGGTGTGTCCGGCTGGCTTCAGGACCTGATCACCCATTTGCCCGAGATCCGCTTCGCCGTGGTCGCGATCAAGGCGGGCCCCGCCGCGCTGCCGTTCCGGATCGCCCCGCCGCCCAATGTCGTGATGGTCCGCGAGATCGGCCTGGCCCCCGCTGCCGCCGCGCCGCGCGCCATCCCCAACCGGGTCGCGACCCGGATCGCCGAGGCGCTGATGGCCTTTGTCGCGACCGGCGAGCGGGCGGCGATCGCCACGCTGCTCGACCTGTTCGCCGGGCTGGACCCGATGCCCGAGCCCGGCGACATATTGGCGCATCCCGCGACCTTCCAGCGGTTGCAGCGCCATTACCGCGCGATCCTGCCGCGCGCGTCCTTCCACCATTATTTCTGGGCGATGCGCACGCTGCTGGGCGGGCTGCTCGCGGTGCTGATCGCGCCCTTGCCGCGCGCGCGGGTCTATCACACCATCTCGACCGGCTTTGCGGGCCTGCTCGCGGCGCGTGCGGCGCAGGCGACGGGGCGGCCCGCCTTTATCACCGAACATGGCATCTATCTGCTCGAACGGCAGATCGAGGTGATGATGGCCGAGTGGATCGGCGACCAGATCGACACCGGGCTGGAACTGGAGCGCAGCGTGCGCGACCTGCGCGACCTGTGGGTGCGCGCCTTCACCAGCTATGCCGAGGCTTGCTACGCCGCCTGCGACCCGATCGTCGCGCTCTATGGCGAGAATAATGCGGTGCAGCGGCGGCTGGGGGCGGGCGCGGAGCGGGTGCGGGCGATCCCCAACGGCGTCGATGTGCGGCGCTTCTCGCATCTGCCCGACCGGCGCGACCCCGCCCGGCCGGTCGTCGCGCTGCTCGGCCGGGTGGTGCCGATCAAGGACGTGAAGACCTATATCCGTGCCGCCGCCATCGTCCACGCCGCGCGCCCCGACATCCGCTTCGTCGTGCTGGGGCCGGAGGACGAGGACCCCGAATATGCCGCCGAATGCACCGCGCTGGTCGCCGAACTGGGGCTGGGCGAGGCGCTGAGCTTCGAGGGGCGGGTCCGTATCGAGGACTGGATGATGCGGATCGACCTGCTCGTCCTGACCAGCCTGTCCGAGGCGCAGCCGCTGGTCATCCTGGAGGGGGGTGCGAGCGGCATCCCGGTCGTCGCGCCCGATGTCGGCAGCTGCCGCGAGATGATCGAGGGGCGCGGCGGCGCCGATAGCGGCCATGGCGGGATCGTCACCCCGCTGGTCAACCCGGCCGCCACCGCGCAGGCGATCCGCCGGATCATGGACGATCCCGACCTGCGCACCCGGATGGGCGAGACGATGCGCGAGCGCGTGGTGCGCGATTACGACCATCCGGCGATCATCGGGGCCTATCGGCAGTTGTACGGGGAACTCGCGGCGCGCCTCTAA